GCTGAAGACCCATCCCGAGATAGTCGTTCGAGCACCACACGGAGACTTCATGAGAGCCGTCCTGCGTATGGCGCGTTGCCCGGGGGAAGCTGCCTGTCTGACGCTCGAGATCCGCGAAAACCCGGTACCGGCCTTCTTTGTGCAGTCCTTCGATCTTGTGTCGAAAGAAGCTTTCGTAATCCATTCCGGCCTCCGGACCTCTTGCGGGGGTTCTGACGGCAACTATGCGTCGATTCATACGAGGTTTCAAATACTCGCAAATTAGTGTCGTTCCAACCTATAACCGATGGGCGCGGCTGCGTGAATTGGGAATATGCCGAATGGTCGTTTCGACGCAGGCACCGCCCTTTGCCCCAGCGCTTCCGCCGCTTTTCGGGCGGCCCGCCGCAAGCCTTGCCGTCTCCTTCCGCGTTGCGCGCCTGCAAGGGCTGCCGGCGAAAACACCTCCGCCCCCGCTCTGCCGCCCCTTGTCGCTTGCACCGGGCTGCCGCCTTCGCCATAACCCGCGAGACGCGCGGCATGTGCTGCGCGCCCGCATCCCGCGATCAACCCGAGGTCCAAACTGGGGGACAGTCATTTGAACGAGTTTCAGCCGCGCGTTTTCTCCGGCGTCCAGCCTACCGGCAATCTGCATCTTGGCAACTATCTTGGCGCGATTGCGCGCTTCGTGCCGCTGCAGGACGAGATGCCGGCGATCTATTGCGTCGTCGACCTGCATGCGATCACCGTCAAGCACGATCCCGCGCTCCTCGCCGGGACCACGCGCGAGGTGACCGCCGCCTATCTTGCCGCAGGCATCGATCCGAAGAAGGCGATCATCTTCAACCAGAGCCAGGTCCGCGAGCATGCGGAGCTTGCCTGGATCTTCAACTGCATCGCCCGCATCGGTTGGCTGAGCCGCATGACCCAGTTCAAGGAGAAGGCGGGCAAGAACCGGGAGAATGCCTCGGTCGGCCTGTTCGCCTATCCGACGCTGATGGCGGCCGACATCCTGGCCTATCGCGCGACGCATGTGCCGGTGGGCGATGATCAGAAGCAGCATCTGGAGCTGACCCGCGACATCGCGCAGAAGTTCAACAACGACTTCGCCGACCAGATCAAGGAGCTGGGCCTGGGTGTTCCCAACCCGACGCCGAGCCCGGAACTGCCGGACGAGCTATTCTTCCCGCTGACCGAGCCGATGATCGCCGGGCCTGCGACCCGCATCATGAGCCTGCGCGACGGCACCAAGAAGATGTCGAAGTCGGATCCGTCCGACCTGTCGCGGATCAACCTGCGCGACTCGGCCGAGGAGATCGCCAAGAAGATCCGCAAGGCCAAGACCGATCCGGAGCCGCTTCCGAGCGAAATGGACGGCCTTGCCGAGCGTCCCGAGGCGGCCAACCTCGTCGGCATCTATGCCGCGCTGTCGGGCAAGTCCAAGGACGCGGTGCTTTCGGAATTCGCCGGCCAGCCCTTCTCGGTCTTCAAGCCGGCGCTTGCCGATCTTGCGGTCGACAAGCTGGCGCCGATGACCGGCGAGATGAATCGCCTGCTCAACGATCCCGGCCATATCGACGCGGTGCTGCGCGAGGGCGCCGGCCGAGCTTCGGAGATCGCCGGCCCGGTGCTGCGCGATGCCCGTCGCATCATGGGCTTCCTGGAAGGTCGCTGAGCCGGCATCGCAGGCAGCTTTTCCTGCAAGAGCGTTTCGGGGCCGCGGACAGTGTTCGCGGCCCTCTTTCGTTGTCGGCGGTCGGTGCCGGGCGCGCGCGGCATCCTCGCGCGTGCAACGGGCTTGTCTTTCCGGCGCACACGGGGCTAGTGTTCGGGTCGAACAAAAGAGGAACGGGACTTGGGCGAATGAGCGGGCAACGCATCCAGCTCGACCAGCCGCTGGTCGACGGCCGGCAATCGGAGACGGCCTTGCGGGTCTGGCGCGGGGCGGCGCGCCTCTTGCGGCAGCTGCGCTTTGCCTGCGTCGGCGAGCTGACGCTGGCGTCGGGGCGGCGCGCGGACATCGCCGCGGTCGGGCCCAAAGGAGAGATCTGGATCGTCGAGGTAAAGTCGTCGCTGGCGGACCTGCGCGCCGACAGCAAGTGGCCGGACTACCGCCTGCATTGCGACCGGCTGTTCTTCGCCACCCATGCCGACGTGCCGGCGGAGGTCTTTCCGCCGGATGCCGGGCTCATTCTCTCCGACGGCTTCGGCGCAGAGATCCTGCGCCAGGCGCCCGAACACCGCCTGCCGGCCGCGACCCGCAAGGCGGTGCTCCTGAGATTCGCGCAGTCCGCCGCCCTGCGGCTTCATGATCTGCACGACCCCGATGCACGGGCGGCGACCGGCTACGGCGTGCTGTAAGGGGCCGCGGCCCGGGTCAGCGCGGCGCGCGCTTGGCGAGGATCCGCTGCAGGGTGCGGCGATGCATGTTGAGCCGCCGGGCCGTCTCCGACACGTTGCGGTCGCACAGCTCGTAGACCCGCTGGATATGCTCCCAGCGCACCCGGTCGGCCGACATCGGGTTTTCGGGCGGCGGCGCCTTTTCCTCGCCTTCCGACAGCAGGGCGGCGAGCACGTCGTCGGCATCCGCCGGCTTTGCCAGGTAGTCGACGGCGCCCAGCTTCACGGCCGTGACAGCGGTGGCGATGTTGCCGTAGCCGGTCAGGATCACCACCCGGGCATCCGGCTTGCGAGCGCGGATCGCCTCGACCACGTCGAGGCCGCTGCCATCCTCCAGCCGCATGTCGACGACAGCATAGTCCGGCGCATCGGCCTGTATCGCCTCCAGCGCCTCGCGCACGCTGTCCGCGGTCACGGTGGTGAAGCCACGCTTCTCCATCGCCCGCGCCAGGCGCTGCTGGAACGGGCGATCATCGTCGACGATAAGCAGGTTGCCCTCCACGACGCTGTCCGTTCCTGACTCTTCACTCATCGCACCGTCCCGTTTGTTCTGCCGCCGTGCATTCCGCCGCCGGATCTCTTTAGACCTTTTATAAGTACGTTTCCGCTCCGGGCAAATCGAGGGGCGGTGTCGGTGCTGCGTCATTTCCGCTCGCGCCTTCATGCCACGGAGACCGGCCGTCGCGCGGCCAGGCGATGCGCACGACGGCGCCGCGCTCCGGCGGCGGGCGGTTGCGCAGGCGAAGGTCGGCGCCCGTGCGCTCCAGCAGCGTCTTGGCGATGAAGAAGCCGAGGCCGAGACCGCCGCCGGTCTGGCCCTGCCCCGGCCGGCCGTCCCGGGCCCCGCGCGCGGTGACATAGGGCTCGCCGAGCCTTGCCATCACGTCCGGCGGAAACCCCTGGCCGTCGTCGGAGATTTCCAGCAGCACCTGCGTCCCCGTCCAGCGGGCGGAGACGGTCACTGTGTTGTCGGCAAAGTCGACGGCGTTCTCCAGCAGATTGCCGAGCCCGTAATACATGGCCGGATTGCGCCGGGCCATCGGCTCATCGCCCTCGCCCTGGATGTCGATCCGGATGCGGGCGCCATAGGCGCGCGCCGGCTCCACCACCTGGTCGATCATGTGCGACAGCTTCTCGCCGCGGAAATGCGCGTCCCGGTCGTCGGGCAGCGAGGAGAGTTTGGACAGGATCTCGCGGCAGCGCTCTGCCTGCGACAGGATCAGCGTGAGCTCCTCCTTCACCGCCTCGGTGGAGGGCGGGGTCTTCTCGTCGGCAAGGTCCCGCACCAGCTCCTTGGCAGACAGATAGACGGTGGCCAGCGGCGTGCCGAGCTCGTGCGCAGCGGCCGCGGCCAGTCCGTCGAGCGCATGCAGGTGCTGTTCGCGCGCCAGCACCAGCTCGCTCGCGGTCAGCGCATCGGAGAGCTGGCGCGCCTCCTCGGCGACGCGAAACGCATAGACGCTCATGAAGGCCAGCGAGCAGACCAGCGCGATCCACAGGCCGACCGCATAGACCTGCGGCAGGCGGAAGGTCTGGCCCTCCGGCCAGGGCAGTGGCAGGTGAAAGACGGCGATCAGCGTTGCGATCACCGTGGCAAGCAGGCCGAGATAGATCGTGTTGCGCGCTGAAAGGCCGGCGGCAGAGACCATGACCGGTGCAAGCAGAAGGAAGACGAAGGGATTGCCGAGGCCGCCCGTCAGATAGAGAAGACCGCCGAGCTGCGCCAGATCATAGGCCAGCTGCAGCGCGGCATAGCGCTCCGACAGGCGCTGCGACTGGGGCGAGCGCACCTTCAGGAAGATATTGAGCCAGGCAGAGGCGGCGACCAGCGCCGCGCAATAGGAGAGCGGAAGCGGGTAGGCGAGATAGAAGTGCACGACCACCAGCGCGGCGGTCTGGCCGGCGATCGCCAGCCAGCGCAGGCGCACCAGGGTGTCGAGCTTCAGCCGCCGGTGCGGGGAGCCCAGTTCGGGTCTGTCGGTATCGTCCATCGTGTCCTGCCGGCCTGCCTGAGGGGTTTGCGCCTGTTGTGGCGCGCGCGCCCTGCGGCGTCAAATCCGGCGGGGACGGCCTTTGCCGGGGGGTGCGCACTGGCGGCGGGAGATGCCCCGGCGGCCAATCAGCCCTTGGCAGGGCGGTCTTGCCATGCTAGCCGATGCTGCGAGTTTGAGCGCGCAAGCCTGCGTGTCCGCAAGCGGAACGGGGATTGCGCGCCGGAATCTGGATGTCATCGAGACAGGATAGCTGACGCATGAGCGACACGAACGACGCGGCCGCGGGCCAGGGCAACGAGGCCGGCGGTGTGCCGGGCATGAGCATTCTCGCCCAGTACATCAAGGATCTCTCCTTCGAGAACCCGAACGCGCCGGGATCGTTGCAGCCGCAGGAGCAGCCCAAGCTCGACATCAACGTCAATGTCGGCGCCCAGCCGATGGGCGAGAACCAGTTCGAGGTGGTGCTGACGCTGACCGCCAGCGCCAAGACCTCGGCGATGACCGTCTTCGCCATCGAGTTGGTCTATGGCGGCCTGTTCCGCATCGTCGGCGTGCCGCAGGAGCACCTGCACCCGTTCGTGCTGATCGAGTGCCCGCGCATGCTCTTCCCCTTCGCCCGCAACATTCTGGCCGAGGCCTCGCGCAATGGCGGCTTCCCGCCCCTGATGCTCGACCCGATCGATTTCGCGGCGCTCTACCGCCAGAATGCCGCGCAGGCCCAGGCGGGCGGCGAGCAGAAGCCGAACTGATCGACCTGCCAGCCCTGCTGCAGGATTCGAAAAAGCCGCGGACGATGTCCGCGGCTTTTTTCGTTCTTGGCGTTCGGCAGGACGCTGGCGTTATGCCTGCGGTGCCTGCGCCGGACCGCGGCCGCGATCGGCCATGAAGCGGTCGAACTCTTCCTGGTCGCGTGCCCGGCGCAGCTCCTGCAGGAACGCGTCGAACTCCGCCCGCATCTCGTCGATGCGCGCGCGCTCTTCCTCGAGCCGCTTCAGCTCGCGGGCCCGATAGTCGTCGAAAGCGGCGTTTCCGGTCGGGCGGACGTCGGAAAAGCCCCGGCTCGAAGACAGGCCCTGGCCGAAGGGGCTGGCATTCCACTGCTCGCGCGCATCGCGTGCGAGGCTCGGAAGGCGGTCGCCCCACAGGATATAGGCCAGCATCGCAAGGCCGAGCGGCCAGAAGACGATGAAGCCGAGCACCATCAGGGCGATCGTTGCCGGCGACCAGCCGGGACGGATGGCCGGACGGCACGAAGCCCCTGCGGGGCCGCTTGCATGGGTGGCGGTTCCGTAGCTCATCTACACTCCTCTCGTGTTCGAGAACGATTTTGATGTGGGAACGCCCTGCCCCGTATTCAAGGAAATCCGGCCTGGGCGCGGTGCCCGTCGGGCATATCCGTCCGTGCCCGGATTGCCCCTGTGTCTCCATGAGAGGGAAAACGACGGGAGAGAGGGCGGGAGCATATTGGAAGGGGGGCCGGACCGACGAGGATGGCCCGGGTC
This genomic window from Stappia sp. 28M-7 contains:
- a CDS encoding ActS/PrrB/RegB family redox-sensitive histidine kinase, with translation MDDTDRPELGSPHRRLKLDTLVRLRWLAIAGQTAALVVVHFYLAYPLPLSYCAALVAASAWLNIFLKVRSPQSQRLSERYAALQLAYDLAQLGGLLYLTGGLGNPFVFLLLAPVMVSAAGLSARNTIYLGLLATVIATLIAVFHLPLPWPEGQTFRLPQVYAVGLWIALVCSLAFMSVYAFRVAEEARQLSDALTASELVLAREQHLHALDGLAAAAAHELGTPLATVYLSAKELVRDLADEKTPPSTEAVKEELTLILSQAERCREILSKLSSLPDDRDAHFRGEKLSHMIDQVVEPARAYGARIRIDIQGEGDEPMARRNPAMYYGLGNLLENAVDFADNTVTVSARWTGTQVLLEISDDGQGFPPDVMARLGEPYVTARGARDGRPGQGQTGGGLGLGFFIAKTLLERTGADLRLRNRPPPERGAVVRIAWPRDGRSPWHEGASGNDAAPTPPLDLPGAETYL
- the trpS gene encoding tryptophan--tRNA ligase, which encodes MNEFQPRVFSGVQPTGNLHLGNYLGAIARFVPLQDEMPAIYCVVDLHAITVKHDPALLAGTTREVTAAYLAAGIDPKKAIIFNQSQVREHAELAWIFNCIARIGWLSRMTQFKEKAGKNRENASVGLFAYPTLMAADILAYRATHVPVGDDQKQHLELTRDIAQKFNNDFADQIKELGLGVPNPTPSPELPDELFFPLTEPMIAGPATRIMSLRDGTKKMSKSDPSDLSRINLRDSAEEIAKKIRKAKTDPEPLPSEMDGLAERPEAANLVGIYAALSGKSKDAVLSEFAGQPFSVFKPALADLAVDKLAPMTGEMNRLLNDPGHIDAVLREGAGRASEIAGPVLRDARRIMGFLEGR
- a CDS encoding DUF2852 domain-containing protein — translated: MSYGTATHASGPAGASCRPAIRPGWSPATIALMVLGFIVFWPLGLAMLAYILWGDRLPSLARDAREQWNASPFGQGLSSSRGFSDVRPTGNAAFDDYRARELKRLEEERARIDEMRAEFDAFLQELRRARDQEEFDRFMADRGRGPAQAPQA
- a CDS encoding ActR/PrrA/RegA family redox response regulator transcription factor, with translation MSEESGTDSVVEGNLLIVDDDRPFQQRLARAMEKRGFTTVTADSVREALEAIQADAPDYAVVDMRLEDGSGLDVVEAIRARKPDARVVILTGYGNIATAVTAVKLGAVDYLAKPADADDVLAALLSEGEEKAPPPENPMSADRVRWEHIQRVYELCDRNVSETARRLNMHRRTLQRILAKRAPR
- a CDS encoding MmcB family DNA repair protein; protein product: MSGQRIQLDQPLVDGRQSETALRVWRGAARLLRQLRFACVGELTLASGRRADIAAVGPKGEIWIVEVKSSLADLRADSKWPDYRLHCDRLFFATHADVPAEVFPPDAGLILSDGFGAEILRQAPEHRLPAATRKAVLLRFAQSAALRLHDLHDPDARAATGYGVL
- the secB gene encoding protein-export chaperone SecB; translated protein: MSDTNDAAAGQGNEAGGVPGMSILAQYIKDLSFENPNAPGSLQPQEQPKLDINVNVGAQPMGENQFEVVLTLTASAKTSAMTVFAIELVYGGLFRIVGVPQEHLHPFVLIECPRMLFPFARNILAEASRNGGFPPLMLDPIDFAALYRQNAAQAQAGGEQKPN